The Pseudomonas oryzicola genomic sequence TTTGGCCTGATCAAGACATGGAAAGCCCTGGAGGCCCGGGGCATCATGGGTATCAACCGGCGCAACGCGGATTACGTGCTGAAGTACAACAAGCGCCACCTGTACCCGATCGTCGACGACAAGATCATCACCAAGGAGCGTGCCCTGGCGGCCGGCATCCATGTGCCGGAGATGTACGGCATCATCGAAACCGAGAAGGAAATCGACAAGCTCGACCAGATCATTGGCGGGCGCAGCGATTTCGTCATCAAGCCGGCCCAGGGTGCCGGCGGCGATGGCATCCTGGTGATCGCCGACCGCTTCGAAGACCGCTACCGCACGGTGTCGGGCAAGATCATCAGCCATGAGGAGATCGAGCACCAGATTTCCAGCATCCTCACCGGCCTGTACTCGCTGGGCGGCCACCGCGACCGTGCGCTGATCGAATACCGGGTAACCCCCGACCAGATCTTCAAGAGCATCAGCTACGAAGGTGTACCAGACATCCGCATCATCGTGCTGATGGGCTACCCGGTAATGGCCATGCTGCGCCTGCCGACCCGCCAGTCCGGCGGCAAGGCCAACCTGCACCAGGGCGCCATCGGCGTGGGAGTCGACCTGGCTACTGGGGTGACTTTGCGCGGCACCTGGCTGAACAACATCATCAGCAAGCACCCGGACACCACCAACGCGGTCGATGGCGTGCAGCTGCCGAACTGGGACGGCTTCATGAAGCTGGCCGCCGGCTGCTACGAGCTGTGTGGCCTGGGCTACATCGGTGTCGACATGGTGCTGGACCAGGACAAGGGGCCGCTGATTCTGGAACTCAACGCCCGCCCGGGCCTGAACATCCAGATTGCCAACGACTGCGGGCTGACCCAGCGCACCCATGCCATCGAGGCCCATCTGGAAGCGCTGGCCAAGGATGGCGTCACCGAGGATGCCGAACAGCGGGTGCGGGTGTCGCAAGGGCTGTTCGGGCATGTGCATCCGCGCTGAAAACGCCGGGGCCGCTTTGCGGCCCAATCGCGACACAAGGCCGCTCCCACAGGAGATCGCGCAATCCTGTGGGAGCGGCCTTGTGTCGTGATCGGGCTGCAGAGCAGCCCCAGATGCCAAACACAATGTTGAATGTCGCGCCCAGTGCTAGGCGCTTTTCCTGCACAGGACTACAATCGCCCTCCTCGCTTTTACATCGCCGTCCACACTGATGCCGACCTGTACGCTCCACCCTCTGCCCTACCAGCCTGATCCTGCCATCTATTTCGCTCGTCTGCGCCAGGCACCCGGTGCGATCCTGCTCGACAGCGCCCGCCCCGGCGCCGAACGCGGCCGCTTCGACCTGCTCAGCGCCTGGCCGGTGCAACAGCTGCAGGCGCAACCTGGCGAAGATGGCCGCGCCTTCCTCACGCGCCTGCGCCAGGGCCTGGTACAACTGGGCCATGCACAGCTGCCTGACGACAGCGAGCTACCGTTCGCTGGCGGCCTGATCGGCTACCTGAGCTATGACTTTGGCCGACGCCTGGAACAACTGCCCAGCCTGGCCATCGACGATCTCGGCC encodes the following:
- a CDS encoding alpha-L-glutamate ligase-like protein gives rise to the protein MFGLIKTWKALEARGIMGINRRNADYVLKYNKRHLYPIVDDKIITKERALAAGIHVPEMYGIIETEKEIDKLDQIIGGRSDFVIKPAQGAGGDGILVIADRFEDRYRTVSGKIISHEEIEHQISSILTGLYSLGGHRDRALIEYRVTPDQIFKSISYEGVPDIRIIVLMGYPVMAMLRLPTRQSGGKANLHQGAIGVGVDLATGVTLRGTWLNNIISKHPDTTNAVDGVQLPNWDGFMKLAAGCYELCGLGYIGVDMVLDQDKGPLILELNARPGLNIQIANDCGLTQRTHAIEAHLEALAKDGVTEDAEQRVRVSQGLFGHVHPR